In a single window of the Coregonus clupeaformis isolate EN_2021a chromosome 10, ASM2061545v1, whole genome shotgun sequence genome:
- the ppil1 gene encoding peptidyl-prolyl cis-trans isomerase-like 1 produces MSGIPPDTWQPPTVSLETTMGTIAVELYWRHAPKTCKNFAELARRGYYNNTKFHRIIKDFMVQGGDPTGTGRGGASIFGKQFEDELHPDLKFTGAGILAMANAGPDTNGSQFFLTLGPTQWLDGKHSIFGRVCQGMAVVNRVGMVETNTQDRPADDIKILRTTVPN; encoded by the exons ATGTCGGGAATACCACCAGATACCTGGCAGCCACCCACAGTGAGCCTGGAGACAAC AATGGGTACAATTGCAGTGGAACTTTACTGGAGACATGCTCCCAAAACCTGCAAAAACTTTGCTGAGTTGGCCAGGAGAGGTTACTACAACAACACCAAGTTTCATCGTATCATCAAGGACTTCATGGTGCAGGGAGGAGACCCCACAGGAACAg GTCGTGGCGGTGCCTCCATATTTGGCAAACAGTTTGAAGATGAACTTCACCCTGACCTGAAATTCACAG GTGCAGGGATCCTAGCGATGGCCAATGCAGGACCAGACACCAACGGAAGCCAGTTCTTCCTGACCCTGGGGCCTACTCAGTGGTTGGATGGGAAGCACAGTATCTTTGGGAGGGTATGCCAAGGTATGGCAGTGGTCAACCGCGTTGGCATGGTGGAAACAAACACACAAGACCGACCTGCCGATGACATAAAAATCCTCAGGACGACTGTACCCAACTGA